One region of Candidatus Zixiibacteriota bacterium genomic DNA includes:
- a CDS encoding glycosyltransferase family 4 protein: protein MRILHGPHDYGGAGSRISRAQRELGHQSDFAVFRPSFSGFPVDFILKDEKKEWTRTQRFLFFLKCLRNYDVFHFHAESIFAAEFKDIPLLRKLGKKVIFHFHGSEIRGKNMHPRIKLAYARLVSSPDLLEFVPDGIWIPQPVDLEYWTPQPENSPKEKLILVHAPTSRKVSGTDYIISAVEDLKKEGYRLELLLIEGMPYESLKEYYHKGDIFIDKITLGIYGTFAIEGMALKKPVCVFIKEELLPLYPEELPVMNTNPDNLKQNLRKLIEDENLRRKLGEQGRAYAERYHDVRKIASKCLSIYQDF, encoded by the coding sequence ATGAGAATCCTGCATGGACCTCACGATTATGGCGGAGCCGGGTCCCGGATCTCACGGGCTCAAAGAGAATTAGGTCACCAAAGTGATTTTGCAGTTTTCCGTCCATCTTTCTCCGGCTTTCCAGTGGATTTCATTTTGAAAGATGAAAAAAAAGAATGGACCCGAACCCAGAGGTTTCTCTTCTTCTTGAAATGTCTGAGGAATTATGATGTTTTCCATTTTCATGCAGAATCCATTTTTGCTGCAGAGTTTAAAGATATTCCTCTTTTAAGAAAACTGGGCAAAAAGGTTATCTTTCATTTTCACGGAAGCGAGATCCGCGGCAAGAATATGCATCCCCGGATTAAATTAGCTTATGCCCGGCTGGTCTCCAGCCCGGACCTTCTGGAGTTCGTTCCGGACGGCATCTGGATTCCTCAGCCTGTGGATCTGGAATACTGGACGCCTCAACCTGAGAATAGTCCAAAGGAGAAACTGATTCTGGTTCATGCTCCGACCAGCAGAAAAGTTAGCGGCACAGATTATATCATCTCCGCAGTGGAAGATTTAAAAAAAGAGGGATACAGATTAGAGCTTTTACTGATCGAGGGTATGCCTTATGAGAGTTTAAAAGAGTATTATCATAAAGGTGATATCTTCATTGATAAGATAACCCTGGGAATCTACGGGACCTTCGCCATAGAGGGTATGGCATTGAAAAAACCGGTTTGTGTTTTTATAAAAGAGGAGCTCCTGCCTTTATATCCGGAGGAGCTTCCGGTAATGAATACTAATCCCGATAACCTGAAGCAAAACCTCAGGAAATTGATCGAGGATGAAAACCTGAGAAGAAAGTTGGGAGAACAAGGGAGGGCTTATGCGGAAAGATATCATGATGTCAGGAAAATAGCATCAAAATGCCTATCTATTTACCAGGATTTTTAA